From Alosa sapidissima isolate fAloSap1 chromosome 7, fAloSap1.pri, whole genome shotgun sequence, the proteins below share one genomic window:
- the LOC121714084 gene encoding uncharacterized protein LOC121714084: protein MEFFYFHFLSALDADSWTTRVQTNCSVHIEKEKKNMRKWQFSLLMVSLTVNLCESDQRIPCEVNLEEGVRYRKVSWYKVEDDSEQPTGLVIKNLQKNKTVPYRDVSPPYTIDDDLSLVIPETQKVCTTYICCVWPPLGHRIQEWKQNYPTGCQRPVEWQSQQVADEEEAQRVLAREGYAAKLFNSGSIDKQFHWLVGGLTCASVFIIAVVGVVYQRHTRRLSNNQNRSKAEPLL, encoded by the exons ATGGAATtcttttactttcactttctgtctGCACTCGACGCTGACTCCTGGACGACCAGAGTGCAGACAAACTGCTCTGTACatattgaaaaagaaaaaaaaaacatgagaaaATGGCAGTTTTCGCTAC tGATGGTTTCGTTGACGGTGAACCTGTGTGAAAGCGACCAACGAATCCCCTGTGAGGTCAACCTCGAGGAAGGAGTTCGGTACAGGAAGGTCAGCTGGTACAAG GTGGAGGATGATTCTGAACAGCCTACTGGACTAGTCATAAAAAACCTGCAGAAGAATAAAACTGTCCCGTACAGGGATGTGAGTCCACCGTACACGATTGATGATGACTTGTCCCTGGTCATCCCAGAGACTCAAAAAGTTTGCACCACCTACATCTGCTGTGTATGGCCCCCTCTGGGCCACCGTATCCAGGAGTGGAAGCAGAACTACCCCACAG GCTGCCAGCGGCCCGTGGAGTGGCAGTCTCAGCAGGTGGCTGATGAGGAGGAGGCCCAAAGAGTGTTGGCTCGCGAAGGCTACGCTGCGAAGCTGTTTAACTCAGGCTCAATTGATAAACAGTTTCATTGGCTAGTCGGAGGCCTCACATGTGCGAGTGTCTTCATCATAGCTGTGGTAGGGGTGGTATATCAGAGGCACACCAGACGCCTGTCAAATAATCAGAACAGAAGCAAAGCAGAACCTTTACTGTAA